CGTCTGCGCTAAGCTTGTCAATTGACTTCCTAGCGAAAAGTTGGTTTGCCATAAAAGCTTAAAAATTAAAGAAGTGTTTAGTTTGGTTAGTTAATCAAGGGGATTGAGGAGGCTAATATAAGGACAAATTAATAGATGCAACGCAGAGAGGCTGGTTTTTGCAACTGGGCATCCGTATTTTTTCGGGACGTTTTTGGCCTGTTTTCCAGAAAAAAGACCAAAAACGGAGGCGCCACTTGTACCAAAACAAGGAAAAGGCGGCAGCTCATAACTTTAGAAAAAAGCCAACGGTATTAAGGCCGGAGTAGCCAAACCCTAGTTCAGCAAAGATCCCTTTTTTGTTACCAAGTCTTGCCCCTAAAACTGTTACTTGATAGGCCAACTCATAAAGTGTTTTCGTTTCATCCAGATCAGTGCGGGAATTCTCTTTGACGGTCCCTTCCCTAACATCCACTCCCATCAGTAAACTTGAATAAATAGAACCGTCTTCCTTGTCATACCATTTGTAAGAAACCTTAGGCATAAGGGCCCATGATTTTGTTCGTTCTACCCTGTAGTCAGCGCTGGAACCTGGATTCCGAGATTCGTACTCTTCCTTGATGCTTAAATAAGAACAGGTCACCCCTAGTTGTAGGCGCTTAGACACATCCAGAGAGTACCCCATAGTAAATGCGCCAATAGGCCTGAAGGTTTCTCTACTCCAAGAGGATCCCCACCCTCCTAAACCAGCCACTTTTCTGCTGATTTCCAGGACAGGATGAAAGCCATACCCCATTTCAAAGGAATGCCTCGGCTCACGTGGCTTTTCCTGCGCCATCAAGGATGCAGGCCTCATGAAGGACAAAATTGTAGCCAAAACACATGTAAAGAAGATGGGATATTTCATAGTATAATTCATATCTGGCCTTATACCGAGTAATTTACATTTAATTTTGGTCATAGAAAATTGCCCATTCACCATGACCTCTTTATCAAAAGATTTTCCCAGGACCTCCACGATTGCTTCAGGATTGATGTCGCTTTTGTATCTTCGGGGCTCCTATACTCCACACAGAAAGACAGCAGCGGCATGATACGGGTACTACACACAGCAGACTGGCATTTGGGGCAGCGCCTGGCCAACCATGAGCGCCTGGAAGAGCACCGGGCTTTCCTCACCTGGCTCTGCCAGACCATCTGCGACCAGAAGATTGACCTCCTGCTCATTGCCGGCGACATCTTTGACACCGGTTTCCCCAGCAACGCCGCCCTCAAGCTCTACTATGATTTCCTGCGCGAAGTAAAAAATACCTGCTGCCGCGACCTGGTCATCATTGGCGGCAACCATGACTCCGTTTCTACGCTCAACGCCCCCGCCGAACTGCTGCGCCACTATAATGTGCACGTGGTAGGCGGCGCGCCGGTCAACTGTGAAGACCAGGTGATCGTCCTCACAGACGAGAACGATCAGCCCAAGGCCGTGGTCTGCGCCGTGCCGTTTCTGCGGGACAAAGACGTGCGCCTCTCGGTGCCCGGTGAAACTTCTGAAGAGCGCGAAGCCCGCTTAAAGCAAGGCATTTGTGACCATTATCACCAACTTGTGCCTTTAATCCAGGAGTTCAAGCAGCAGGGTATTCCGGTGCTGGCTACCGGCCATCTGTTTGCCGCCGGCGGTAGCGGTTCAGATTCTGAGAAAGAAATCCATGTGGGCAACCTGGGCCAGATTTGCGGCGATCAGTTCCCGGCGGAGTTTGATTACGTAGCCCTGGGCCATTTGCACAGACCGCAGGTGGTGAACAAAATGCCGCACATCCGGTACAGCGGTTCGCCTATTCCCTTGAGCTTCTCTGAGGTCACAGACAAAAAACAAATTCTGGTGCTAGAGTTTGAAGGCGCCTCGCTCACCAATATCCTAGAATTGCCCATTCCGTGCTGGCGGCAGTTGGTCAGGTTCAAGGGCACCATTGACGAGGTCTTTCCCAAGATTCTGGCCTTTGACAACGGCGACACCGCCCTTCCCGCCTGGGCCGAGGTGCAACTGCAATACGAACACAACCTGCACGACCATACTGCGCGCCTGCACGAGGCTTTTGCCCTGCAAGACCAGGTGCAACTACTCATTCACCGCCCCCTGCGGACCATTGCTCAGCAAAGCCTGGACCAGCAAGTAGCCCCAGAACAAGACTTGGCAGACCTGAAACCCAAAGACGTCTTCCTGAAAAAATGCGAAGAAGCCCTGGAGCAGGACACCTACCAAGACCTGGTAGCCACTTTTGATGAGCTTCTGGAATTGATGCCCCAAACCGAAGACGCTTTGGACCTGGCTACCAATCCGGTAAAATCACTGTTTTAAGCCAGCAAACTCTTCTTGCCTTACATCCGTTTTTGGCCAGTTTCCTGGAAAACTGGCCAAAAACGGAATTTTTTTCCAGGCTCGCTCACTGCGGTGTAATGCGTTTAGGTGTGTTCTTCAAAATCGTCTTCAAAAAATAACAATCGCTGCCAACCTTTGACTGCCTTTCTCCTTCCTAACTCCCTGCAGCCATAACCTTATAAACTGAATTGATAAACGCATCAACTTTATCAATTTGATAGATAACCATAAAGCTGGCACCTTTACTCTACCTCAAGAGAGAAGAAGTGCTTTAAAAGCCTGTTCGGCTGAAATAAATCTTCTAAGGTTTTGATAACGTGCCTGGTACGCAGAACCTCTCTCCTACGCAAGCGTTAATGAACTATCACCTTAACCATTCATCATCCTATGGAAAAAGACCAAAACAAGACCAACGGCCAGTCTGGCAAAGACCAGGAAGGCCGTCCTACCCTCACCACGCGGCAAGGTCATCCGGTCACTGATAACCAGAACCTGCGCACCATCGGGAACCGTGGTCCGGCCACTTTGGAGAACTACCACTTCATTGAGAAGATTTCTCATTTTGACCGGGAGCGCGTGCCGGAGCGTGTAGTGCACGCCCGCGGTGCTGGTGCCCACGGGGTCTTTACCGCCTACGGAAAAGTGGGTGATGAACCAATTGCCAAGTACACCCGCGCCCGTTTGTTCCAGGAGAAAGGCAAGCAGACGCCGGTGTTCGTGCGCTTCTCTACGGTTGGCCATGGCGGCCACTCGCCGGAGACCCTGCGTGACCCGCGTGGTTTTGCGGTGAAGTTCTACACCGAGGACGGGAACTGGGATCTGGTGGGCAACAACCTGAAGATCTTCTTCATTAGAGACGCCATGAAGTTCCCGGACCTGATCCACTCCCAGAAGCCAGACCCGGTGACCAACATCCAGAGCGGTGAGCGTATTTTTGACTTTATCGCTAGCACGCCAGAGGCCACGCACATGGCCACGTTCCTGTTCTCGCCGTGGGGTATTCCGGCCAACTACCGCCAGATGCAAGGCTCCGGCGTGAACACCTACAAGTGGGTGAACGCCGATGGGCAGGCTGTTTTGGTGAAATACCACTGGGAACCGTTGCAGGGCATTAAGAACCTGACCCAGAAAGAAGCCGAAGCCATTCAGGCCAAGAACTTCAACCACGCCACCCAAGACCTGTTTGAGGCCATCAAGGAAGGTAACTTCCCAGAGTGGGAACTGTGCGTGCAAATCATGTCTGATGACGACCACCCAGAACTGGACTTCGACCCACTGGATGACACCAAGCTGTGGCCGGTAGACCAGTTTCCGTTCCTGCCAGTGGGCAAAATGACCTTGAACAGGAACCCTGAAAACTACTTCGCGGAGGTGGAGCAGTCTGCCTTTGGTACCGGGGTTTTGGTAGACGGTCTTGATTTCTCAGATGACAAGATGCTCCAGGGACGTACCTTCTCTTACTCAGACACGCAACGTTACCGCGTGGGTGCCAACTACCTGCAACTGCCTATCAATGCGCCTAAAACGCATGTGGCCACCAACCAGCGAGACGGCCAGATGGCCTATCACGTAGACACCAGCGGCCAGAACCCGCATGTGAACTATGAGCCATCCATCTTGGCTGGCGTAAAAGAAGCACCCAAAGCCGGCAAGGACTACACCCCGCGCTATGAAGCCAACCTGGTACGGGCCAAGATTGACCGCGCCAATGACTTTAAGCAGGCCGGTGACACCTACCGCAACTTTGAGGACTGGGAGCGCGATGAGTTGATCAGCAACCTGGTGTCTACTTTAGCTACTGCCGATAAACGGATACAGGATAAGATGATTGAGCATTTCACGCTGGCAGACGCAGACTACGGCAGACGCGTGGCTGAAGGCCTGGCCAAGACCAAGAAGTCTCAAGATGACAAAGGCCCTATTGGCGCCACCTCGCCAGAGGCCGGCGTACAAGAAGCCAAAGAAGTCTCTCATTCCGCTAAACCTTATTAATGAATGTGTTTTATTTAGAGCTTGAGAAAAGCCGCTTCTTATGGAAGCGGCTTTTCTGTTTTTAGGCTGTTTTGGAGAAAAAAGGCCAAAAACAAGAAGGTAGTGGCAATCACTGGTGCTTGCCTTTTTCTTTGGAGAGTTGCAGGCAAGCCATCCATATGCGTCAATGCAACCACAAGGGATTGCCCTACAAGGAATGCAGGCAGAAGATGGAAATGCGCGGGAGACAAGGCAGTGCCGTTTCCTCTACATTATTATCCACGCGACAGCGCAGGAAGGCATTGCTGCTTCTCAAGCACAAACCCGCCTGCCCTTGACCGAGGGAAAAAGGACCGGTCAATTTAGGTCCCTTTTCAGGAGGGAGAAAGCAGTGGCCTGTCAATTTTCAGTGGCTTAAGTTTACTATAAAACGAATCACCTCAGCCAGGTGCATGTTGAAGGAAGAACAGACTGTCTGAGCGTCAGCGAGTTTCTGTTCTTCTTGATTCTTTTGGTTACTTTTCTCATCAAGGAGAAAAGTGACAGACTTGAGTAGAAAGTATGAAAGAAAGAGTTGGTAAGGAAAGAACTGGGAGGCAGAGGTTGGTAGTATGTCCTAGTTAGATCCTTCGGCGGTGCTCAGGATGACGACGGAAGGAAAAGGCAGTCTAGGTCGTTGGTGATAACACCAACAACGGCGGGGGCAGGGATTTAGGAGAGGCAGGTAGGATTAATCAGCTTTTGCCCATCTGCTAGTGTAAACACCCCTCTTCGCTCCCCTCAAGGGGAGAATCCATGTTAGGCCAAGGTAGTTGGTTTAAATCTAAGGACTCGAAAGCCATCCCCACCCTCTTCAAAAGGGACGAAGATCTCCTTGGATAGAAGGCTACTTCCCAGAAAAAAGCCTAAAAACGAAGGCAAGCTTAGCAATCACAAGTAAAATCCCGGGCATCGTAGTTAGAAGAATTCACGTTCCCCACCCGCACCAGTTGGTCAAACCGAAGCTGTTCACCCGTGGCCAATTCCAGCACCAATCCGGTTTCTTCTTCGTGCAGGTCTTTGATGAACGCCGTCACCGTAAGGTACTCGTGAATATCTGTGACGTACTGTACCCGCACCGACTTACGGTGGGCCACCGCCTCTTGCACGGCATCTAACAAAGGAAGGTCTTTTTCCATAGCGGTTTACTAGCTGATGTTCACTACCTGTATACGAAAACCAACCGGTTAGCGGAGAGCCATCTTCAAGCCCAGGGCCAGATGGAAAATCTTAGGCAGGCTGAGGTAACGGGGGTTCTGGATATAGGAGATTACGTATTCGCCGGGGGCGCCCACCTCATAATAGGCACTAAACTTCTGGAGTTTGGGAACGCGCGCAAAATCCACCTGACCGCCGGCAAACACATACACACTCAAGGCAGTGGAGAAACGGTAGTACGAATTGGGGTAACGGCTCAGGTATCCTTCCCAGGCAAAATACTCGTCGCCAAACGTATAACTCACCTGCGCTCCCGCCGTGATGAAATACCAGTCCAGGGATTTGAGGCGGACGGGCTTTAAAGGAAGCATGGTAGATTTGAGGGCCACGGTGAAAATGGCGTCACCGCCAATGCTTTCGGGTAGGTAGCCAACGGAAAGATCAGTGTTGAGTCTTCGATTAAAGGACTCCCGACCCACGCCCACAGACAAAAACCCAATGTCACCGGCAAACTGCGCCTTGGCATAATACGGAGACGGAGGCACGTGCAGACTGTCATGGGGCGTCTGCGCCCATACAGAAGAAGTTAAGTCTGTGCACAACAAAACCAGGGCAAGAAGGAAGTAGCGCTGCATGGTTAAAACTCCACCCTTTCCAGGCGGTAGCCGCCTGGCCAGATTTTAAGATACGTAAAGCCACGGCCCTTGGCGCTGGTGGTCACGTGATACAAGATTTCGCCGTCGTATTTCTTCTCGGTTTCCCAGCCGTGGCGGTGCCCGTGCAAGCTCAAAGGCACTTTCTGGCTGTTGACCAGCGTCTGGTGATAGGGCAGTTCTAGTTGGGCGTCAAAGTCGCCGTCAAAGGGCGGCGCATGGGAGACGACCACCGCCTGCTGCCAGGTATCTGCCGGAGAATGCATCAGTTCCCTAGAAAGCCAGTCTAGGTCAGGCACGCGGCCTTGAAACCCGTCTTCGCGGCCGTTGGTGTCCAGGAACACGAATTTGGTATGGCCATACACGAAGGAGTAGTTCAGGTCTCCGTACATGCGGCGGTAGAGTTTCCGGCCGTTGCCCAGCATGTCATGGTTGCCAATGACGGTGAGGTACGGCCATTGGAGGTCTTGCATGATGTCATGCACCCACTTGAACTCCTGGGTCATGCCAAAGTCTGAGATGTCTCCCAGGTGCACAACAAAGTCAATGTCTTGAAACGAGTTGGCCTTCTGCACAAAATCAACGGTGGCATCATAAAAGCGCTGGGTATCACCCATGACCAACAGCCGCAGGGTGTCCTGGGGCACACGCGATTGCAGTTTTTGCAGGTTTAGGGCAGTGAGGTTTTTTTCATCATCGTCTAAGATGATCTGGTGCGGATGGTACTCAAACAGGTTCTCACAGGAAGAGAAAAGCAGCAGCAGGAAGGGTACTAAAAGGGGTAAGCGTTTCATAGCGGGTCTCACGGAATGCGCCAAACGGAAAGAAGCCCGGTTGCCCGCTTCTTTTCTTTTGGTCAGGTGACGCCCGGGCAGAAAGGTGAGACTTCTGCGCGGGCGGTTGGTACGTAGTGATCAAAGGATAGTGTGTATCCTGTAGAAGAAGGACAACCGGAAGGAAAGGTACCCCTACCCAATGCCCCGAAGGGAGAGAAAATGAAGTCTTTTTGAAGGGCCTAGCTGGCCTGACGGTACTGCTGCATCTCTATGATGTGGGCAAAATCATCCAGCGTGAACACCGGCAGATCATCTGTGATCTCCACGCCGTATTTCTTCTCCACTTCCAGAATGATGTCTACCACGTCCAGCAGTTCCAGGCCGTGCTTTTCCAGATGGGGCTGGCGGAGTAATTGAAAGGTTTCCAGGTTTTTGAGGTCACTGATCAGACAGGCAACATCATAGCGCAGTCTGTTGGTATAGGAGTCCATACTCGTATAGATTAGGGGTAAAGGATAAGCGCAAACCTTGGTAGTTGCAGGACAGAATCTACCCGTTGTTTGACGATGCAAAAATACGCCCTAAATAATTGTCTACATGCATACTACATGATACCCTTTAATATACCTGATATCCTTCTTCTGCCCAGATTGACCTCAACAAAAAATGCCGTTTTTGGCTTGTTTTCCAGGAAACAGGCCAAAAACGGCTGATGCGGTTTGAGGTATGGCTAACTTTCTATTTTCTACCCTGCAAAGCCTGTTGCACTTCGGGTCCCAGCGGTGAAATGGCCGGCCCGAAGTAATGTGTCAGGACGCCGTTTTCATCCAGCAGGTACTTGCTGAAGTTCCAGTCGGGTTGGTGTTGGTTCCAGCCGTTCTGGCCGGGGTCTGAGAGCCATTGGTACACGGGGTGCTGGCCTGGGTTTTTCACCACTACGCTCTTCTTGGAAAGTGGGAACGTGACGCCGTAGTTTACCTGGCAGAACTGCGAAATGGTTTGGTCATCGTCTTTCTCCTGCTCCTTGAAATCATTGGCCGGAAACCCGATGATCACCAGATCGTCCTTCTTTTCTTCCTGCAACTTCTGCAGTTCTTCATACTGCCCGGTGTAGCCGCAGTTGGAGGCCGTGTTCACCAGCAGCACCTTCTTGCCTTTGAGGGCACTGAAATCCATTGGCTGGCCGTTGTTGAGCACCGTGCCTAAGCTGTAGAAGGGCTGCACGGGCGCCGCATTCTTCTCATTCTGCAACACCGTTCCGTTCTTGGTGCTCTTGCTCAGTTTCATGATGAGCGGGTACAGCAACTTCATTATTTTCTTTCGCATACTCATAAGGGGTATAACCTAAAAAAGACCAAAGAGTTTAAGCAAGTCGTTTTTGGCTTGTTTTCTGGAAAAGAGGCTAAAAACGACCTCGGTCCAGGTAAGATAAAACAGTGGTATTTCCAGCAGCTAATTCAGCTTTTAACAGACAAGAGGCTTTTAAGCAATCTGTTGTTTTACGTTCTCCTGTATGTTCTTGAACACGTCCAGGCTGGATTGCAGTTCTTCTGATGTACCGCTCAGGGCCACCATCTGGTACATCTCTTCCAACCACGGCTGAATCATGGCAGAAAGGTCTTTGCCGGCGGGCGTTAGGGTGATGAGCTTGTTTCGGCGGTCCTGGCTGTCCTCGGTGCGCTGCACCAGGTTGCGGCCCACCAGGTTGTCAATGAGGTACGTGAGGCTGGCTTTGTCTTTAATGATGGCGTCTGCAATCTCCTGCTGGTTCCCACTTTCCTTTTCCCACAGAAACCTGAGCACCTGCAGCATCTCAAACGTGATATTGATGTTGTGGGCTTTGAATTTCTGCCGCATAAATCCTTTCAAGGTCTGCGTCACTATAGACATCTGCCTCAGGAATTTAATGGCGTTCTCACGGTCAGAAGGCTGCATAGCGGTAGTAGAGTTTGAAAGAAAACGCAGGCAAAAGGCACAACAATCACCCTTTGCGAGATATTACTATTTACAGGCAAAAATATACAATAACGCCAACAATGCGCCAGTTTTAAACAGCCAATTTGCTCTAGCCTCTCTGCGGCGGAAACAAGGAACAATAAATGACCGTTTGGCAAACCCGCCTCATAGCCACAACACGCGCGTTACTTTCATGTTTCGTTTTATGCGCAATTCCTGGACAACAGGCTAAAAACGATGTCTCCCCATTGCTGGCATCCAATAGATGAATATGCCGGTCTATATAGGAAACTCTCCTTTTACGGCCTCGTTTTAAAACAGATAGACCACTAAACTGAACGCATATGAAAAAGCTCACAAGCATAGGGTTAGCAATTGGATTTGCCTTGAGCATGGGGGCCGCTCCCCTGGCCGCGCAAGACACCACTCATGTAAAGAAAACCAATAAAGAGCGTGCCAAGACCGGAACGCACCAGGTAGGCCATGGCACCAAAGAGGTAGGCAAAGGCACTAAAAACGTGGTGGTGGCCGGCGCCAAAGCCACCGGCAAGGGTGCCAAGAAAGCCGGTAAAGCCGTAAAGAAGACCGTTAAAAAAGGCGTTGACAAAGTAGATTAAATTTTCCCCTTTAAAAGGAGAGGGCGCCCGCAGAATAGATGCGGGCGCCCTCTCCTTTTAAAGGCAAGCAACCGTGCTTTATTTTTCGCCGGTGGTCTCCGGAATCTCCCGTACCGGCATTATCACAAACTCTTCAATGCGCCAGGACAGGTCTTCTACCTCCTCCCCTAACTGGTTTAAGTTCTCTACCAGGTCCTCATCTGAGGTAGGCACCACGTAGGCTTCCCCCAAATACACGTGACCTTCTTCGCGCATTCTAAAGACATGTTCTTTTACCCAATCTTGTTTCTTAAGTAATGCGTCAATCTTATCCAGCAGGGGATCTTTTTTCTGCTCTTCCACGGTTTTGGGTTGCTCGTCCATCAAGTCAAAAACGGCCTGCTTGAGGTTGGTGAACCCGTCTTTGATAATGTCCAGGGAGATGATGAGGGCCGCTACGGCATCTGCCCACCAAAAGCCTAAGCCAATGCCTGCAATGCCCAGAATGGCGGCCAGGCCGGTCATCCAGTCGGCTTTGTTCATTTCGGCGTCAGTGAACAGGTTCTTTTCATGCAGCTGTTTGGCCAGCGGCAGTTTCATGTGACCCAGAATGACGGGCGGCACGGAGCCATACACCAGGGCCGCCATCATCACGTAGCCCAGCCAGATCTCATGACCGAAGATAACGGCTATGCCGATGGTGGGGTGCTCCTGTTTGATCAAGGTCATGGAGGAGTCGATGATTAAGAAGGCTCCCACCGCAAACAGGGCCAGGGAACTGCACAGGTAGGCAATGCTCACCACCCGGTGGTACCCGTACGGAAAATCCTTGTTGGGCTTCTTATGAAACACCCGGGAGGCGATCAAAAACGAAATGGAGGGCGTGAGGCTGAGCGCGTCTTCAAACCAGGCGGTTTTCATGGCCTGTGAGTTGCCCATGGTAAAGAACATAAGGGCCGCCGCCGAGATGAGGTAGAAGATGGTGATCCACTCCAGGCGTTTAGCTTTCTCAAAGGCGGGCTTCAACTCCTCCGGATATTCAAAGCTATTGAGGGGTTGCATGGCCGTAGCGGGTTTTAAGTGAGTCTTCTTTTTGGTGCAGGTATTTCTCTAGTTTGGTGACAAAGGCGTTTTCACCCATCACCACCCCAAATACATGCTTTTTCTTGCCCTGTTCCAGGTAAGGACGGGTAAAGGAGATTTTACTTTTCCAGGGAGAGTCATCTGTGAGGCCGGCCAGTACCAAATGCAACTTCTTTTCCTCCAGTTCCTCCAGGAGGTTCTGCTCGGTGTCTCGTTTCCAGGTGATCTGGGCTTGTATGGTCTTGGCGAAGCCTCTTACCAGGTCTGCCTCCACCCCGCCAGGATGGCCGTTGGGGCCCAGCGTGACCCAGGGCGGGTTTTCTGAGTAACCCACCACCAGCGTGCCTCCCGTTACCTGGGCCAGGGTGTCATTGGGGTCTTTGGGATAATTCTCACAACCGGCCAGCAGCCAGCAGAGACAGAGGAGAAGGGGTATTTTCCAGACTTTTTGCATCACGTACACAGGTTAAGAGTGGGCCTTCCCTCAGAAATTTCTTTCCAGTGCAGCCTATCCTGCTAAACAATTTCTGAAGAACGCTGTTAGTACGCAGCATTTTGCCCAATGTTATTTTACCGCCAGTTGGGCTCATAAGCAAACCCGCCGTTTTTAGCCTGATTTCTGGAAAACAGGCTAAAAACGGCGGGTCAAGCAAGAGGGCTTTCTATGGGTTACAGACCGGCTCTTCTGGCGGCTACCTTCACAGACAGTACGGCAAAAGAAATCACGCTCAAGGTGCTCACCGGCATGAGAATGGCAGACACGATAGGCGAAAACTCACCCATCACGGCCAGCGTCAAGCCAATGATGTTGTAGACAAAGGACACCCCGAAGGCGGCCAGAATCAGGCGGCGGCTGGTTTTGGAGAACTTCAGGAAATGCCCCAGCCGGGCCAGATGGTTGGCCTCCAGAATACCGTCACAAGATGGCGAGAAACCGTTTACCTGGTCAGTTAAGGCTAAGCCCACGTCACTCTGGCGCAGCGCCCCGGCATCATTCAGACCGTCACCCACCATAATAGGCGACTGGCCTTTCTGCTTCAGTTCCTGGATGTACTCCAGCTTTTGCATGGGGCTTTGGTTGAAGCGCATGTCGGCGTCCGGCCCGAAGATGGCTTGCAACCTTTCCCGCTCGCTGTCATTGTCACCGGAAAGGACGGCCAGTTTTCTGGTCTTGCCCAGTTCCTGGATTAATTGCGGCAAGCCGTTGCGGTACACGTTCTCAAACACATAATAGCCGCGTGCTTTCTTGTTGAAGGCCACATACACTTTGGTTTGCTTGGCAGAGGCATCCTGGGTGTCTACGGGGGCGCCCACCCACGCGGCAGAACCTATTTCCACCAGGTTGTCGGCCACGCGGCCAGAAAGCCCGGCCCCGGTTTTTTCCAGGAAGTCCAGAACCGGCAGCGGCTTGGCGTCTACGTGTTGGTAGAGGCGCTGGCTGAGCGGGTGTGTAGAGTGCTTGAGCAGGGATTTGATCTGCCGGGTTTCTTCTTGAGAAAGCGCATCGCCGTGATAAGTGATCTGCGAAGCGCTGG
The nucleotide sequence above comes from Nibribacter ruber. Encoded proteins:
- a CDS encoding glutathione peroxidase → MRKKIMKLLYPLIMKLSKSTKNGTVLQNEKNAAPVQPFYSLGTVLNNGQPMDFSALKGKKVLLVNTASNCGYTGQYEELQKLQEEKKDDLVIIGFPANDFKEQEKDDDQTISQFCQVNYGVTFPLSKKSVVVKNPGQHPVYQWLSDPGQNGWNQHQPDWNFSKYLLDENGVLTHYFGPAISPLGPEVQQALQGRK
- a CDS encoding catalase; amino-acid sequence: MEKDQNKTNGQSGKDQEGRPTLTTRQGHPVTDNQNLRTIGNRGPATLENYHFIEKISHFDRERVPERVVHARGAGAHGVFTAYGKVGDEPIAKYTRARLFQEKGKQTPVFVRFSTVGHGGHSPETLRDPRGFAVKFYTEDGNWDLVGNNLKIFFIRDAMKFPDLIHSQKPDPVTNIQSGERIFDFIASTPEATHMATFLFSPWGIPANYRQMQGSGVNTYKWVNADGQAVLVKYHWEPLQGIKNLTQKEAEAIQAKNFNHATQDLFEAIKEGNFPEWELCVQIMSDDDHPELDFDPLDDTKLWPVDQFPFLPVGKMTLNRNPENYFAEVEQSAFGTGVLVDGLDFSDDKMLQGRTFSYSDTQRYRVGANYLQLPINAPKTHVATNQRDGQMAYHVDTSGQNPHVNYEPSILAGVKEAPKAGKDYTPRYEANLVRAKIDRANDFKQAGDTYRNFEDWERDELISNLVSTLATADKRIQDKMIEHFTLADADYGRRVAEGLAKTKKSQDDKGPIGATSPEAGVQEAKEVSHSAKPY
- a CDS encoding metallophosphoesterase family protein — translated: MKRLPLLVPFLLLLFSSCENLFEYHPHQIILDDDEKNLTALNLQKLQSRVPQDTLRLLVMGDTQRFYDATVDFVQKANSFQDIDFVVHLGDISDFGMTQEFKWVHDIMQDLQWPYLTVIGNHDMLGNGRKLYRRMYGDLNYSFVYGHTKFVFLDTNGREDGFQGRVPDLDWLSRELMHSPADTWQQAVVVSHAPPFDGDFDAQLELPYHQTLVNSQKVPLSLHGHRHGWETEKKYDGEILYHVTTSAKGRGFTYLKIWPGGYRLERVEF
- a CDS encoding cation diffusion facilitator family transporter, giving the protein MQPLNSFEYPEELKPAFEKAKRLEWITIFYLISAAALMFFTMGNSQAMKTAWFEDALSLTPSISFLIASRVFHKKPNKDFPYGYHRVVSIAYLCSSLALFAVGAFLIIDSSMTLIKQEHPTIGIAVIFGHEIWLGYVMMAALVYGSVPPVILGHMKLPLAKQLHEKNLFTDAEMNKADWMTGLAAILGIAGIGLGFWWADAVAALIISLDIIKDGFTNLKQAVFDLMDEQPKTVEEQKKDPLLDKIDALLKKQDWVKEHVFRMREEGHVYLGEAYVVPTSDEDLVENLNQLGEEVEDLSWRIEEFVIMPVREIPETTGEK
- a CDS encoding exonuclease SbcCD subunit D C-terminal domain-containing protein; protein product: MIRVLHTADWHLGQRLANHERLEEHRAFLTWLCQTICDQKIDLLLIAGDIFDTGFPSNAALKLYYDFLREVKNTCCRDLVIIGGNHDSVSTLNAPAELLRHYNVHVVGGAPVNCEDQVIVLTDENDQPKAVVCAVPFLRDKDVRLSVPGETSEEREARLKQGICDHYHQLVPLIQEFKQQGIPVLATGHLFAAGGSGSDSEKEIHVGNLGQICGDQFPAEFDYVALGHLHRPQVVNKMPHIRYSGSPIPLSFSEVTDKKQILVLEFEGASLTNILELPIPCWRQLVRFKGTIDEVFPKILAFDNGDTALPAWAEVQLQYEHNLHDHTARLHEAFALQDQVQLLIHRPLRTIAQQSLDQQVAPEQDLADLKPKDVFLKKCEEALEQDTYQDLVATFDELLELMPQTEDALDLATNPVKSLF
- a CDS encoding acyl carrier protein; the protein is MDSYTNRLRYDVACLISDLKNLETFQLLRQPHLEKHGLELLDVVDIILEVEKKYGVEITDDLPVFTLDDFAHIIEMQQYRQAS
- a CDS encoding transporter substrate-binding domain-containing protein; its protein translation is MQKVWKIPLLLCLCWLLAGCENYPKDPNDTLAQVTGGTLVVGYSENPPWVTLGPNGHPGGVEADLVRGFAKTIQAQITWKRDTEQNLLEELEEKKLHLVLAGLTDDSPWKSKISFTRPYLEQGKKKHVFGVVMGENAFVTKLEKYLHQKEDSLKTRYGHATPQ
- a CDS encoding MarR family winged helix-turn-helix transcriptional regulator yields the protein MQPSDRENAIKFLRQMSIVTQTLKGFMRQKFKAHNINITFEMLQVLRFLWEKESGNQQEIADAIIKDKASLTYLIDNLVGRNLVQRTEDSQDRRNKLITLTPAGKDLSAMIQPWLEEMYQMVALSGTSEELQSSLDVFKNIQENVKQQIA